A window from Prosthecobacter sp. encodes these proteins:
- a CDS encoding sigma-70 family RNA polymerase sigma factor: protein MPASAATDLGEVPDIDLVKRSQAGDTRAFDVLVTRYRGRIYAMTYHLIQNETEAWDLAQEAFIKAWRALPNFKLDAGFYTWLYRIAHNVSYDWLRKKKIQGDGEFDDERTEHRAAAGAETTPKGDTAPDAALRNAELGQRIQAAISRLSPEHRQVIVLREVEGLAYEEIAATVPCSLGTVMSRLFYARKKLQEQLQDVYETTL from the coding sequence ATGCCTGCCTCAGCCGCGACTGACCTTGGCGAAGTCCCTGACATCGACTTGGTCAAACGCAGCCAAGCGGGCGACACACGAGCCTTTGACGTTCTCGTCACCCGCTATCGTGGGAGGATCTATGCCATGACCTACCATCTCATCCAGAATGAAACCGAAGCATGGGACCTCGCACAGGAGGCCTTTATTAAGGCATGGCGCGCACTTCCCAATTTCAAACTGGATGCCGGTTTCTACACTTGGCTGTACCGCATTGCCCACAACGTCAGTTACGACTGGCTGAGAAAGAAGAAAATCCAGGGTGATGGCGAATTCGATGACGAACGCACGGAACACCGTGCTGCAGCCGGGGCTGAGACAACCCCCAAGGGAGACACCGCTCCAGATGCAGCTTTACGAAATGCAGAGCTCGGCCAGCGCATCCAGGCGGCAATCTCCAGGCTTTCACCGGAGCACCGACAGGTTATTGTGCTGCGCGAAGTCGAAGGACTTGCCTACGAGGAGATCGCCGCAACGGTTCCTTGTTCGCTGGGCACTGTGATGTCGCGCCTGTTTTACGCACGCAAGAAACTTCAGGAACAACTCCAAGACGTTTATGAAACCACCCTCTGA
- a CDS encoding LysM peptidoglycan-binding domain-containing protein, with amino-acid sequence MTAFRLFALTTLSLALASCENTKQGGSSDPYASNYGNDGHYNPYPGQSGYASAAAPKYQTPPAPLAPVQPEPPADPYAFSGSKKSTPSNASATPKKTTASSSSAKKKSTPSKSAAKKSSGSRYTVAKGDTLSAIARKKGSTVAKIKAANSLSGDLIRPGQSLKIP; translated from the coding sequence ATGACTGCATTTCGTTTATTCGCGCTGACGACTCTTTCTCTCGCCTTGGCTTCCTGTGAAAACACGAAACAAGGTGGAAGCAGTGATCCCTATGCTTCCAACTACGGCAACGACGGACACTACAACCCCTACCCAGGCCAAAGTGGCTACGCGTCAGCTGCGGCCCCTAAATATCAGACGCCGCCAGCTCCTCTCGCTCCGGTGCAGCCGGAACCTCCTGCAGACCCCTATGCTTTCAGCGGATCGAAGAAGTCGACCCCCTCCAATGCTTCCGCCACGCCCAAAAAGACCACGGCCTCCAGTAGTTCCGCCAAGAAGAAGTCGACCCCATCGAAATCAGCCGCCAAGAAATCCTCCGGGTCCAGATACACTGTCGCAAAAGGTGACACTCTCTCTGCCATCGCACGGAAAAAAGGCAGCACGGTGGCGAAAATCAAAGCCGCCAACAGTCTCAGTGGCGATCTGATACGTCCTGGGCAGAGCTTGAAAATCCCCTGA